The Neurospora crassa OR74A linkage group I, whole genome shotgun sequence genome segment CGTGGCGTTGTGTCCTGTGATATCCGTTTCTTCCCCGTGCTTGAGGAGACTAAGCTTTCGGATGGCACTGTGGAACCTCCCCCAGAGTCAAACACTGGTATTCTGAGCTTCACTGTTGAACAAGCCAAGGAACTGGACGCATCAAAGAGCATGGTTGGCCAGCTCAACCCCTACGGAATCCTTCTACTCAACGGCAAGGAGGTGCacaagacgaagacgatgaagCGCACAAACCAACCTATCTGGCCTAACGGCTCCAAGGAGATTTTGATTACGGACCGCAAGAACGCCAAGCTTGGTGTTGCCCTGAAGGATGATCGCGATATTGCCGGAGATCAACTTCTGGGCACATACCAGATCAAGCTAGATGATATGCTCGAGCTCATGGCCAAGGGCCAGGACTGGTACAACCTCGCTGGTGCCAAGACTGGTCgggtgaagatgatggccCAGTGGAGGCCGGTTGCCATTTCTGGTGCTGCTGCAAGCACTGGAGGCTACTCCACGCCGGCCGGTGTCTTGCGCTTGCACTTCATCAATGCCAGATCCCTACGCAACGTGGAAGCGCTTGGCAAGTCTGATCCATATGTTCGAGTTCTGCTTTCTGGTATTGAACGTGGTCGCACTGTCACTCACAAGAATAATCTCAACCCCGACTTTGACGAAGTTCTCTACATTCCTGTTCATTCTGCGAAGGAGCGCCTCCAGCTTGACGTTATGGATGCCGAGAACATGGGCAGAGACAGGAGTCTAGGCCTTACCGAGATCTTCGCCGGTGAATACATGCACAAGGACCCCGAGACTGGTGAATGGCTGGTtcacgagaagaaggaacttCACCAAGATGGTCTACGCATGCACGGAAAGGGCGTTGCCAAGGGTGTTCTCTCCTACACGGTTGCCTTCTACCCTTGCCTCAACGTCGCTGACCCAGAGGATGATGAAAAGGACGAACAAAGCGACCAGTCCTCTGAGCCTAAGCAGTCCTTGGATGTTCCGAGATCCTCCGATGCTGGCCAGTTCTCCTCCACTCTGGAGAGAACCAACAGCATCAAGCCAGAGAACGGCGGAACTTCGAGGCCTATTACACCCAAGACGCCGGTCACTCCCACTTCTATCGCGCCCTCGAGGAAATCCAGGGATGAGAAGGAGCCGCCCAAGCTTCACCTCAACCCACAGGAACTGCTGCAGTATGAATCCGGTCTAGTTATTTTCAAGCTCATGGAGGCAGAACTCCCGAAGAGCCAGTGCCGCGTTGAGGTTTGCGTTGATGATTATGCTTTCCCGTCCTATGTCTCCTCGACTTCAAGGACGAAGACTCACACTTTTGATGAGATTGGCGATTGCTTTATTCGTGAGCTAGAATTCTCGAAGCTCACAATCAAGATCAACGAGCGTTCCGAAAAGCAGGAGGAAGGTGGCAAGGAGAACACGCTTGCTCGTCTGTCAGGAAACACCCTCGATACACTCAAACAATGTCTCGTAAGTCTCATTGCAAGTGGGTAAATGCAAATATTTCAGACCATGGCTAACAGTCACATCACAGAACAACCCAACCACCCTGAAACTCAAGAACGAGGATGGTAAGGTCTACTCGATCAAGGTTAGCCTGAAGTACGTTCCAGTCCGGATGCAGCTCGACCCCAGTGagagcatcaacaacatggGCCATCTTCGTGTCGATGTCCTGGATGCCCAGAACCTTCCGTCCGCCGACTCCAACGGCAAGAGCGACCCTTATGTCAAGTTCGATTTCAACGGCCAGGAGGTGTTCAAGTCCAAGACCGTGAAGAAGACATTGAATCCCACCTGGAACGAATTCTTCGAAGTGCCGGTTCCAAGCCGTACCGCAGCTTCCTTCAAGGCTACTGTGTGGGATTGGGACTTTGCCGATAAGCCCGACTTCCTCGGTGCTGCGGACATCAACCTCGGTCAGCTCGAGCCCTTTAGAGCACAAGAAGTACGGCTTACTCTCGATGGCAAGTCGGGCGTGCTCCGCCTTCGCCTCCTTTTCCGCCCCGACTATGTCACCAGAACCAGACAAGGAACGTCAACACTGGTTGGTACATTTTCTGTTCCCGGGAAAATCGTTACAGGTGTCGCAGGCGTCCCTCTAAAGGGTGGCGCTGCGGTTGCTGGTGCCGTTGGGCACGGTGTTGGCAAGGGCGCGTCCTTTATCAAGCGTGGCTTCCGCAGTCACACCAAGAGGGATGATGATTCGGATAGCATGACCAGTAGTTCGGTCGAGCTTCCTACTATCGTCACTAATGCGCCAGAGGCTGCTTCGGGCCTGAAGCGATCGGCAGTTATTACCGAAGGTGATGGCTCATCGCCGAACGAGCTCCGTCATGCGCGGACAAGGAGTGTGGGTGCATCCTCTGTTCGTAGCGCCATGTTACCTGGAGCATCATCAGGAACGGCTTCTTTTACGGTTGTGTCTGCTTCTGGATATCCTCCTTCAACAGATGTGTACGTCACGATTACACAAATGAAGGATGGAAAGTCAAAGGCGGTTGGCAAGACCAAGCATCGCAAGTCTTCGAGCGGCACTGTCAAATTCGACGAAACCTTCAATATTCAATGCACGCCTGACTCGCAGTTCAAGATTGAGGCGAAGGAGCATCACACCTTTGGAAGCGATGATCACTTGGGGGAGAGCGTCTACTTTGTTGACGAATCAAACTCCGGACAGGAGAAGGCGCTGAAGGTTGGAAGCGGAACAGTGTACATCAAGAGCGGGTTCGCTCCGTCTGAGAGTGCCCAGGACGCATCTAGCGCACTTAGCCCCGACCAGAGCCCCAAGTCTTCTAGTATGAGGAGGAGCTTCCTGAGTAAGGGTGCTCGATCCCCTAGCCGCGATGGTCCTTGATCTGGTTTTGTACGTCTCTTGTGTCGTTTGGAAGGAGTTCACGTTAATTATACGGTGGCTTAGTTTGGCTAGGTCTGAAGGGATGATGGGGGATAATTAGGGCGTATCGAGTAACGTAGGATACTTTGGCCAGCAATGATACCTTTTTTGCAGCACAATCTGCCTTGACGATGTACAAGTGCTATCACCTCAGGATCAAGGACTTCTGACGGTCTCTGATAACCTACAATACAAAACACTACTGGTTTGTTAGCTTGGTTCTTGTTTTGGGGAAGAACAGGGGCAGGATAAAAGGCAACCTATTTGATAGTCCTTGTTGGCCTTGGAAAGAGAGTCACTCGCCTCCATTTGTAAAGTTTCAACAATGACCAGGGCTTTCAACATCGCAGAAGCATCTCTCGCTCCATCCTCTTCAAAAAGTAAAGTCAAAATACCAATTCACAACATCTATTCTCGAAAACTTTGGCCGCTTTACCCAAGTCTATTCATTTAAGCTCTAGCTTTTCTGTACCGAAGTACATAACAAAGGACCAGGTCGGGATTGTAATCAGCTTCGTTGAGGAAATCTGATTGCAGTCCGGCGGTACTTACAACGCTTCGTCTGAAGAGAGACCTTAGCGGCCAGCCGGGTCTGGGAGGAAGTACCGTTTGCCGCCAAATCACACGTGGGTTTTGTGACGCTAGTTCTTGCGGAAATTGCGTCTGGAGCATATAATGCAAACGGTAGGCGTATGGACAGGATGGAGGCAGGCAGGAATTGGGAAGTAAAACACAAAAAGCCAAAAGTGTCTTCCATCCCACATTTCTATTCTGTTTTTGGTTGTCTCGGTCCGGTTTATTGTCCTCGTCGACGTTTAATCAACGCTAAACAGACGAAATGTATAAGAAACCTAATGGAAATGCCAAGCGATGCCATGTCGCTGTTAGTGTTTAGTCCCGTCTTCTTCAGGGGGTGACAGGGTAGGTGACATGGTAGGTTACTTCCAACACAAGGGAAGTTGCCGTGGTTGGTGGTCGATCCACATGCTCCCGTCCCGCAGGAGGGGTCTCCCCTAAAAGGGTGCAGTTCCTTAGCGCCCCTTGCAGAAGTGGCTCCCAGGCATTACCGATCACCCACCCGACCCACAGGGGCACTCCGCTGTAACGTCCTGGACAGTTCCGAGTAGTAGCAAACGCCATTCCCAGCCAACATCGCAACCAGCAACCTCAAGACTCCCGTTCCAGCTGGATTGTGAAAGTGTTCAAGAAGAACTGGAGCTTCATCACAGTCCGGTAAACATGACCTCTTCATGACCTTGCCCTCTTCTAACGTTTGGATCAGAGCCTGGCACGTCGCGCCCTGTCTATCACCTCTGTTTTCGTCCGGATCGAGAAACGGCACCACCACTCACAGCATCGGCATCGAAGCCCTCGAGTATTCCCAGCGTCCCAGTGTTCCACGACATCGTGAAGCCGATCGGAATCGATATAAACGCCAATTGCCTGCACTGAACCACTCGCGGTTACCGCCGATATCAGACAACTTGTATTGCCTAGGATGGATCAGGCCGATATACCGGCGCTGCTCTCGCGCCTCGCTAGTGATGAGGATGCGGCGCGCAAGATGGCAGTGTTCAAACTCCAGTCGTCCATCAACGACCCGGCTTTCGCTGATGTCTTCATCGCCTCGGGCGGCCTCGTCGTTCTACGCCGCCTCATAATGACCACTGGCGGAAACACACTGGCATATTCGTTGCAAAGCTTGAGTCGACTGCTCGAAGTGGACATGGGCTGGGATATCTTTGAGGGCCCCAATGCGGGAGAGCTTGTCGAGCGTGTGGTCGAGCTTATT includes the following:
- a CDS encoding transmembrane protein yields the protein MATQQSAQELKQQGAIEAAQDPNSSVTAENAEKKIVDESQQLGITAFTFDPNASAAEKAAQAREAIPDGLRRPKGLAIASDLDDGTKADIDLPPPSKAGALDLPTTADGNVIEDGRTPEQIEADLIKKVGWAPRFGWPKDPEEEQDLLDHATWVESNLSENYFGEWYHNVAVIVFACLSSWLVAVLGGGLAWVFIIMACCSTYYRTSIRRVRRNVRDDITRELGLKKLETDNESVEWINSFLVKFWPIYQPVLAQTVINSVDQVLSMSTPAFLDSLKLKTFTLGSKPPRMEHVKTYPKAEDEVVIMDWMFSFTPNDTADMTARQLQNKVNPKVVLEIRVGKAMISKGLDVIVEDMSFSGLMRLKIKFQMAFPHIEKVEMCFLERPKIDYVCKPLGGETFGFDINFIPGLESFIQEMIHATLAPMMYAPNVFPIEVAKMLAGTPVDRAIGVVAITLHGAQGLKNPDKFSGTPDPYASLSLSKRQPLAQTKVIKENDNPRWNETHYIIISSFNDSLDIDVFDFNEIRKDKKLGTASFPLENLEEINEFENERLELKYDGKARGVVSCDIRFFPVLEETKLSDGTVEPPPESNTGILSFTVEQAKELDASKSMVGQLNPYGILLLNGKEVHKTKTMKRTNQPIWPNGSKEILITDRKNAKLGVALKDDRDIAGDQLLGTYQIKLDDMLELMAKGQDWYNLAGAKTGRVKMMAQWRPVAISGAAASTGGYSTPAGVLRLHFINARSLRNVEALGKSDPYVRVLLSGIERGRTVTHKNNLNPDFDEVLYIPVHSAKERLQLDVMDAENMGRDRSLGLTEIFAGEYMHKDPETGEWLVHEKKELHQDGLRMHGKGVAKGVLSYTVAFYPCLNVADPEDDEKDEQSDQSSEPKQSLDVPRSSDAGQFSSTLERTNSIKPENGGTSRPITPKTPVTPTSIAPSRKSRDEKEPPKLHLNPQELLQYESGLVIFKLMEAELPKSQCRVEVCVDDYAFPSYVSSTSRTKTHTFDEIGDCFIRELEFSKLTIKINERSEKQEEGGKENTLARLSGNTLDTLKQCLNNPTTLKLKNEDGKVYSIKVSLKYVPVRMQLDPSESINNMGHLRVDVLDAQNLPSADSNGKSDPYVKFDFNGQEVFKSKTVKKTLNPTWNEFFEVPVPSRTAASFKATVWDWDFADKPDFLGAADINLGQLEPFRAQEVRLTLDGKSGVLRLRLLFRPDYVTRTRQGTSTLVGTFSVPGKIVTGVAGVPLKGGAAVAGAVGHGVGKGASFIKRGFRSHTKRDDDSDSMTSSSVELPTIVTNAPEAASGLKRSAVITEGDGSSPNELRHARTRSVGASSVRSAMLPGASSGTASFTVVSASGYPPSTDVYVTITQMKDGKSKAVGKTKHRKSSSGTVKFDETFNIQCTPDSQFKIEAKEHHTFGSDDHLGESVYFVDESNSGQEKALKVGSGTVYIKSGFAPSESAQDASSALSPDQSPKSSSMRRSFLSKGARSPSRDGP